In one window of Gossypium arboreum isolate Shixiya-1 chromosome 4, ASM2569848v2, whole genome shotgun sequence DNA:
- the LOC108460196 gene encoding uncharacterized protein LOC108460196 yields the protein MGWLRAGSSVAKLAIRRTLSQGGSYATRSRIVPSQGRYFHTTVFKSKAQTAPVPRPVPLSKLTDSFLDGTSSVYLEELQRAWEADPDSVDESWDNFFRNFVGQAATSPGISGQTIQESMRLLLLVRAYQVNGHMKAKLDPLGLEEREIPDDLDPAFYGFTEADLDREFFLGVWRMAGFLSENRPVQTLRSILTRLEQAYCGSIGFEYMHIAERDKCNWLRDKIETPTPMQYNRQRREVILDRLIWSTQFENFLATKWTTAKRFGLEGGETLIPGMKEMFDRAADLGVESIVIGMPHRGRLNVLGNVVRKPLRQIFSEFSGGTRPVDEVGLYTGTGDVKYHLGTSYDRPTRGGKRIHLSLVANPSHLEAVDPVVVGKTRAKQYYSNDEDRTKNMAVLIHGDGSFAGQGVVYETLHLSALPNYTTGGTIHIVVNNQVAFTTDPRAGRSSQYCTDVAKALNAPIFHVNGDDVEAVVHACELAAEWRQAFHSDVVVDLVCYRRFGHNEIDEPSFTQPKMYKIIRNHPSALQIYRNKLLESGQVTDEDIGNISQKVSTILNEEFLGSKDYVPKRRDWLSAYWTGFKSPEQISRVRNTGVKPEILKNVGKAITTLPDNFKPHRAVKKVYEQRAQMIETGEGLDWAMGEALAFATLLVEGNHVRLSGQDVERGTFSHRHSVIHDQETGEQYCPLDHVIINQNEEMFTVSNSSLSEFGVLGFELGYSMENPNSLVMWEAQFGDFANGAQVIFDQFISSGEAKWLRQTGLVVLLPHGYDGQGPEHSSARLERYLQMSDDNPFVIPEMDPTLRKQIQECNWQVVNVTTPANYFHVLRRQIHREFRKPLIVMSPKNLLRHKDCKSNLSEFDDVQGHPGFDKQGTRFKRLIKDQNMHSDLEEGIRRLVLCSGKVYYELDDERKKNNASDVAICRVEQLCPFPYDLIQRELKRYPNADIVWCQEEPMNMGAFNYIAPRLATAMTALGRGTFDDIRYIGRAPSASTATGFYSVHVKEQTELVQKAIQPEPIKTNITI from the exons ATGGGGTGGCTTAGAGCTGGGTCAAGTGTGGCAAAGCTTGCCATTAGGAGGACTTTGTCTCAGGGTGGATCATATGCTACAAGATCACGCATTGTTCCTTCACAGGGTCGATATTTTCACACCACTGTCTTTAAATCAAAGGCACAGACTGCTCCCGTTCCTCGCCCTGTTCCACTTTCTAAGCTAACTGATAGTTTCTTAGATGGAACCAGTAGTGTATACTTAGAGGAGCTTCAAAGGGCCTGGGAAGCTGACCCAGATAGTGTTGATGAGTCGTGGGACAATTTCTTCAGGAATTTTGTTGGTCAGGCTGCCACATCTCCAGGAATTTCGGGCCAGACCATTCAGGAGAGTATGCGATTGTTATTACTTGTGAGGGCTTACCAGGTTAATGGTCACATGAAAGCGAAGCTGGATCCGCTGGGTTTAGAGGAAAGGGAAATCCCTGATGATTTGGATCCAGCTTTTTATGGTTTTACTGAAGCTGATCTTGATAGAGAATTCTTTCTAGGTGTGTGGAGGATGGCTGGATTTTTATCAGAAAACCGACCCGTGCAGACACTTAGGTCGATTTTGACTCGGCTTGAGCAGGCTTACTGTGGAAGCATTGGGTTTGAATACATGCACATTGCTGAGCGTGACAAGTGCAACTGGTTGAGAGACAAGATTGAAACTCCAACACCAATGCAGTACAATCGCCAGCGGCGCGAAGTCATTCTTGATAGGCTTATATGGAGTACACAGTTTGAAAATTTCTTGGCTACCAAGTGGACAACAGCCAAGAGATTTGGGCTAGAAGGGGGTGAAACTTTAATTCCTGGAATGAAAGAGATGTTTGATAGGGCTGCAGATCTAGGGGTTGAAAGCATCGTAATTGGAATGCCTCATAGAGGAAGATTGAATGTGCTAGGTAATGTTGTCCGAAAACCACTTCGTCAAATATTTAGTGAGTTCAGTGGTGGTACAAGGCCTGTGGATGAAGTTGGGCTTTACACAGGAACTGGTGATGTCAAATATCACTTGGGAACTTCCTATGATCGACCAACAAGAGGTGGAAAGAGAATTCATTTGTCTTTAGTTGCTAACCCCAGTCACTTGGAGGCTGTGGACCCAGTTGTTGTCGGAAAAACTAGAGCAAAGCAGTATTACTCCAATGATGAGGATAGGACCAAGAACATGGCTGTTTTGATTCATGGAGATGGCAGCTTTGCTGGACAGGGTGTAGTCTATGAAACTCTTCATCTTAGTGCACTTCCAAACTACACTACTGGTGGAACTATACATATTGTAGTCAACAACCAAGTGGCATTTACAACTGATCCAAGGGCAGGCAGATCTTCACAGTATTGTACTGATGTTGCCAAAGCTTTGAATGCTCCCATTTTCCACGTAAATGGAGATGATGTTGAGGCAGTTGTCCATGCATGTGAACTTGCGGCTGAATGGCGCCAAGCCTTCCATTCAGATGTGGTGGTTGATTTGGTCTGCTACCGTAGATTTGGGCATAATGAGATTGACGAACCATCATTTACACAGCCAAAGATGTATAAG ATTATTCGGAATCACCCCTCAGCACTTCAGATCTACCGAAACAAGTTGTTGGAGTCTGGTCAGGTGACAGATGAAGACATTGGTAATATAAGTCAGAAGGTCAGTACAATTCTTAATGAAGAATTCTTAGGCAGCAAAGATTATGTTCCCAAAAGACGGGACTGGCTTTCTGCTTACTGGACGGGATTCAAGTCACCTGAACAAATTTCACGTGTTCGGAACACTGG GGTTAAACCCGAGATATTGAAGAATGTTGGCAAAGCAATCACAACCCTTCCAGATAATTTTAAGCCTCATAGAGCGGTGAAGAAGGTTTATGAGCAACGTGCACAGATGATTGAGACAGGGGAGGGCCTTGACTGGGCTATGGGTGAAGCACTTGCATTTGCTACCTTACTGGTAGAAGGTAACCACGTTAGGTTGAGTGGTCAGGATGTTGAAAGGGGTACATTCAGTCATCGGCATTCTGTGATTCATGATCAGGAAACCGGGGAACAGTATTGCCCTCTGGACCATGTTATCATCAACCAAAATGAGGAGATGTTTACTGTCAGCAATAG TTCTCTTTCTGAGTTTGGTGTGCTTGGATTCGAATTGGGTTACTCGATGGAGAATCCAAATTCATTGGTTATGTGGGAAGCTCAGTTTGGTGACTTTGCTAATGGTGCTCAAGTGATATTTGATCAGTTTATAAGTAGCGGGGAGGCAAAGTGGCTGCGTCAAACTGGTCTCGTTGTGCTGCTTCCCCATGGTTATGATGGACAAGGTCCAGAACATTCAAGTGCACGACTAGAGCGTTATCTTCAG ATGAGTGATGACAATCCTTTTGTGATACCTGAGATGGATCCAACTCTTCGTAAACAAATTCAGGAGTGCAACTGGCAGGTGGTTAACGTTACAACACCTGCTAATTACTTCCATGTTTTGCGGCGTCAG ATACACAGGGAATTCCGTAAGCCTCTTATTGTGATGTCCCCCAAAAACTTACTTCGTCACAAGGACTGCAAATCAAATCTTTCTGAATTTGATGATGTCCAAGGCCACCCTGGTTTTGATAAACAAGGAACCAGATTTAAGCGCCTTATAAAAGATCAGAATATGCACTCCGACCTCGAGGAGGGTATCAGACGCTTGGTACTTTGTTCCGGAAAG GTCTACTATGAGCTTGATGATGAGCGAAAGAAGAACAATGCTAGCGACGTTGCTATCTGTCGTGTGGAACAGCTTTGCCCATTTCCTTATGACCTAATCCAGCGGGAGCTTAAGCGATATCCAA ATGCGGACATTGTTTGGTGCCAGGAAGAACCGATGAACATGGGTGCATTCAATTACATCGCACCTCGTCTTGCCACTGCAATGACTGCTTTGGGTAGAGGAACCTTTGACGATATCAGATACATTGGCCGTGCTCCATCTGCTTCCACTGCTACTGGCTTCTATTCTGTGCATGTGAAGGAACAAACTGAGCTTGTGCAAAAGGCCATTCAACCTGAACCGATCAAGACCAATATTACTATCTGA